In a single window of the Zea mays cultivar B73 chromosome 5, Zm-B73-REFERENCE-NAM-5.0, whole genome shotgun sequence genome:
- the LOC100273430 gene encoding ATP-dependent helicase BRM-like isoform X1, with translation MQPSGGASGSSRGSPASSPHPDHQQPPTPASAQQQAQQLGFRGQGMMHHHEQQQAFHSGAPHGMMGPGGVNFPQSSGPVSSFQGQRNLPLSSGGPQGMVGGQMHNQVAMQQQFLKLAMQQQQQQQKAAQGMLLQQQAKMNMAGSSSRDQDMLNNPAKMQELMALHQAQMYKRQCEQKEQGQSSGSEQRSGDMRPPMPPQGVPGQQLPSMGMIRPMQPIQGQVGMGSAGGNPITPTQFQAIQAWAKEHNFDLSNPANISAISQLLPIWQSNRMAAMQKQNEANMAAQQQQALPSQVNSDTPGHVNAPSQGALLKPRQPLAPSSISGGEEAKVVNSSNLQLQQQFPVHNRDGSNERAVRSLMTGGNGAQTTHIPQSSGHVNKIPEQPNPKNVLANSEAMQMQHVRQMQQLNQAAAPTSTPIEAGGSQVPTSAQPQTGQTGFTKNQLHVLKAQILAFRRLKRGDRLPPEVLELIVSGRPPDSQGQQQVSGPQVTHNRERPTVSNADEHGKQMESGGKAPEKPALLKGPCLPKVEVSTSEDKASPASGPGPAQVMKASPKEPLKIGPVSVPEHCNTTVIKSEQDLERNIQRTPGRSDYNAERGKSVPAESGSVDVEQAKRTGSTSSAPVPRDVPRKYHGPLFDFPSFTRRHDSMGSANYNSNLSLGYDVKDLLAQEGMIVLGRKREDNLKKISGLLAINLERKRIRPDLVLRLQIEEKKLKLLEHQARLRDEVEHEQQEIMAMPDRIYRKFVRQCERQRVELVRQVQQMQRASREKQLKSIFQWRKKLLEAHWAIRDARITRNRGVAKYHERMLREFSKKKDDDRNKRMEALKNNDVERYRQILLEQQTSVPGDAAQRYNVLSSFLTQTEEYLYKLGGKITATKSQQQVEEAANAAAAAARAQGLSEEEVKAAAQCAGQEVMIRNTFSEMNAPRDNTSVNKYYTLAHAVSERVTKQPSLLRAGTLRDYQLVGLQWMLSLYNNKLNGILADEMGLGKTVQVMALVAYLMEFKGNYGPHLIIVPNAVLVNWKSELLNWLPSASCIFYVGAKDQRQKLFSQEVMAMKFNVLVTTYEFVMFDRSKLSRVDWKYIIIDEAQRMKDRDSVLARDLDRYRCQRRLLLTGTPLQNDLKELWSLLNLLLPEVFDSSKAFSDWFSKPFQRDGPTHNEEEDDWLETEKKVIIIHRLHQILEPFMLRRRVEDVEGSLPRKDSIVLRCRMSAVQGAIYDWIKSTGTIRVDPEDEKRRAQRNPMYQVKTYKNLNNKCMELRKVCNHPLLSYPFLNHGKDFMIRSCGKLWNLDRILIKLHKSGHRVLLFSTMTKLLDIMEDYLQWRRLVYRRIDGTTSLEDRESAIVDFNRPGSDCFIFLLSIRAAGRGLNLQSADTVVIYDPDPNPQNEEQAVARAHRIGQTREVKVIYMEAVVDNISSYQKEDELRNGGSGDLEDDLAGKDRYMGSIESLIRNNIQQYKIDMADEVINAGRFDQRTTHEERRMTLETLLHDEERYQDSVHDVPSLQEVNRMIARTESEVELFDQMDEDFDWTGDMTKHHQVPKWLRVNSNEVDAVVASLSKKPSRNMSSGGIALDTNETLEKRRGRPRGTGKYSIYREIDDEDLEESDEDSEERNTASLPEEGEVGEFEDEEDNDDSVPDNKDESEEEEPMNDDVYEFTEGLRGRKANRMEEAGSTGSSSGSRRLPPPVPSSSSKKLRSLSALDARPGTLSKRTPDDLEEGEIAMSGDSHMDLQQSGSWNHERDDGEDEQVLQPKIKRKRSIRLRPKPNAEKQEDRSGEGAFPQRGTHLAFQGDGHYDSQFKSDLDARAFPAARQQDAVHPIVKQKRNMSSRKVSPASRSGKLSHLSGSGEGSAELSKENWSSKAIDSTAPEFGGTKMSDSMQRKCKNVISKLWRRIDKEGHQMIPNISSWWRRNENSSFRGPAGSTLDLQKIEQRVDGLEYGAVTEFIADMQQMLKSVVQHFSYRHEVRIEAETLHNLFFNIMKIAFPDSDFMEAKNAMSFSNPGSGAAAAPSSSKHAAPSLKRSRASASASASEAEQQHGSGHSSRHNQPSEAVPPSRSHSSRSERDPRHGGSRDQHLQDGAAGLLHPSDMFIVKKKRQERARSGIGSPSSSGRGAGPLSPANPGRPGPAPSPRGARTPFQRDPPPHPSQQSMHSAGSGWGSGGAHSDHQAGASSSAPGIGDIQWAKPAKRLRTDRAGRGGRA, from the exons ATGCAGCCCAGCGGGGGGGCCTCCGGCAGCTCCCGGGGCTCGCCGGCGTCGTCGCCGCACCCGGACCACCAGCAGCCGCCGACCCCGGCGTCCGCGCAGCAGCAAGCGCAGCAACTAGGGTTTAGGGGCCAG GGAATGATGCATCACCATGAACAGCAGCAAGCCTTCCACTCTGGTGCGCCGCATGGCATGATGGGACCAGGCGGCGTGAACTTCCCTCAGTCCTCCGGTCCAGTGTCGTCCTTCCAGGGTCAGAGGAATCTGCCGCTGTCCAGTGGTGGACCGCAGGGCATGGTTGGAGGTCAGATGCACAACCAGGTTGCGATGCAGCAACAGTTCCTGAAGCTTGcgatgcagcagcagcagcagcagcagaaggCGGCCCAGGGGATGCTCCTCCAGCAGCAGGCCAAGATGAATATGGCGGGTTCATCATCAAGAGACCAGGACATGCTTAACAACCCTGCCAAGATGCAGGAGCTTATGGCTCTTCATCAGGCCCAGATGTATAAGCGGCAGTGTGAGCAGAAAGAGCAGGGGCAGTCAAGTGGTAGTGAGCAAAGAAGCGGTGATATGAGGCCACCTATGCCTCCTCAAGGAGTCCCTGGACAGCAGTTGCCATCAATGGGTATGATCAGGCCCATGCAGCCAATACAAGGCCAGGTAGGAATGGGCAGCGCTGGTGGGAACCCGATAACACCAACACAGtttcaagccatccaagcctgGGCAAAAGAGCACAACTTTGATCTGTCCAATCCTGCAAACATAAGTGCAATTTCTCAACTCCTGCCCATCTGGCAGTCCAACAGGATGGCAGCCATGCAGAAGCAGAACGAGGCAAACATGGCtgcgcagcagcagcaagcattgCCCTCTCAGGTGAACAGTGATACCCCAGGGCATGTCAATGCTCCCAGCCAGGGTGCCCTACTGAAGCCCCGGCAACCCCTTGCCCCCAGCTCAATTTCTGGCGGGGAAGAGGCTAAGGTAGTGAATTCGAGCAACTTGCAGTTGCAACAACAGTTCCCTGTGCATAACAGGGATGGTTCAAATGAAAGGGCTGTGAGGTCACTTATGACAGGGGGCAATGGTGCGCAAACGACGCATATCCCCCAAAGTTCTGGACATGTAAATAAGATTCCCGAGCAACCCAATCCAAAAAATGTGCTTGCAAATTCCGAAGCAATGCAGATGCAGCATGTGAGACAGATGCAACAGCTTAACCAGGCTGCTGCCCCCACATCTACCCCAATTGAAGCAGGAGGATCACAGGTCCCAACTAGTGCTCAGCCACAAACAGGGCAAACGGGTTTCACCAAAAATCAACTTCATGTACTCAAAGCTCAGATATTAGCTTTCCGGCGTTTAAAG CGTGGTGACCGACTCCCGCCTGAAGTTCTTGAATTAATTGTATCTGGTCGGCCACCTGATTCACAAGGACAGCAGCAAGTTTCGGGACCCCAGGTAACACATAACCGTGAAAGACCTACTGTAAGCAATGCTGATGAACATGGAAAGCAGATGGAGAGTGGTGGTAAAGCTCCTGAAAAACCTGCATTGTTGAAAGGACCCTGTTTACCAAAGGTGGAGGTTTCTACTTCAGAAGACAAAGCTAGTCCTGCCAGTGGTCCTGGTCCCGCGCAAGTGATGAAAGCTTCACCAAAAGAGCCTCTTAAAATTGGACCAGTGTCTGTACCAGAACATTGTAACACTACTGTGATTAAATCTGAGCAGGATCTGGAACGGAACATCCAGAGAACACCTGGGCGAAGTGATTACAATGCTGAGAGGGGTAAATCTGTACCAGCAGAAAGTGGTTCAGTGGATGTTGAGCAGGCAAAAAGGACTGGCTCCACAAGCAGTGCCCCTGTTCCAAGAGATGTTCCCAGAAAATACCATGGCCCATTATTCGATTTCCCATCCTTCACTAGGAGACACGATTCCATGGGATCTGCAAATTACAACAGCAATCTGTCACTAGGTTATGATGTGAAAGATTTATTAGCTCAGGAGGGGATGATAGTTCTTGGTAGGAAACGTGAGGATAACTTAAAAAAGATAAGTGGTTTGCTTGCAATCAATCTAGAGAGGAAAAGAATCCGACCTGATCTTGTCTTGAGGCTACAGATCGAAGAAAAGAAGCTCAAACTCCTAGAGCATCAGGCTCGTCTAAGGGATGAAGTTGAGCATGAACAACAAGAAATCATGGCAATGCCAGATAGGATATACAGAAAGTTTGTCAGACAATGTGAACGCCAACGTGTTGAGCTTGTAAGGCAAGTTCAGCAGATGCAGAGAGCTTCAAGAGAGAAACAGCTGAAATCCATTTTCCAGTGGCGCAAGAAGCTTTTGGAGGCACATTGGGCCATTCGTGATGCTCGAATAACTCGTAATCGTGGGGTGGCCAAGTACCATGAAAGGATGTTGAGAGAATTCTCAAAGAAGAAAGATGATGACCGgaacaaaagaatggaggcatTGAAAAACAACGATGTGGAAAGATACCGTCAAATATTGTTGGAACAGCAGACTAGTGTTCCTGGTGATGCAGCTCAAAGATACAATGTTCTATCTTCTTTCTTGACCCAGACTGAAGAGTATCTTTATAAACTAGGAGGAAAAATAACTGCTACCAAGAGTCAGCAACAAGTAGAAGAGGCAGCAAATGCTGCTGCAGCAGCTGCACGGGCACAG GGCCTGTCTGAGGAAGAAGTGAAGGCTGCTGCACAATGTGCTGGTCAGGAGGTTATGATAAGGAACACATTCTCTGAGATGAATGCACCAAGGGATAATACATCTGTTAACAA GTACTATACTTTAGCCCATGCTGTGAGTGAGAGAGTTACTAAGCAGCCATCACTGTTGCGAGCAGGAACTTTAAGGGACTACCAATTG GTGGGCCTACAGTGGATGCTTTCTTTGTACAATAATAAGTTGAATGGCATTTTGGCTGATGAGATGGGTCTTGGCAAGACTGTACAG GTCATGGCATTGGTTGCGTACCTGATGGAATTTAAAGGGAATTATGGCCCTCATCTCATAATAGTGCCAAATGCTGTCTTAGTCAATTGGAAG AGCGAACTGTTAAATTGGTTACCATCTGCATCTTGTATCTTTTATGTTGGTGCAAAGGACCAAAGGCAGAAGTTGTTCTCTCAA GAGGTTATGGCCATGAAATTTAATGTTCTTGTAACAACATATGAATTTGTTATGTTTGATCGTTCCAAGCTTTCAAGGGTTGATTGGAAGTACATTATAATTGATGAGGCACAGAGGATGAAGGACAGAGACTCCGTCTTGGCGCGTGATCTTGATCGCTATCGCTGCCAGCGGCGCCTCCTTCTCACCGGTACTCCTCTACAG AATGATCTCAAGGAGCTTTGGTCCCTCTTGAATTTGTTGCTTCCAGAAGTATTTGACAGTAGCAAGGCATTTTCAGATTGGTTCTCTAAGCCTTTTCAGAGGGATGGTCCTACACATAATGAAGAAGAAGACGATTGGCTTGAGACAGAGAAGAAAGTAATAATAATTCACAGGCTGCATCAGATTTTGGAACCTTTCATGCTACGTAGGCGTGTGGAAGATGTTGAAGGATCACTTCCACGGAAG GATTCCATTGTTTTGAGATGCAGAATGTCTGCCGTTCAAGGAGCTATATATGATTGGATCAAGTCTACTGGTACCATTAGAGTTGATCCTGAAGATGAGAAAAGGCGTGCACAACGGAATCCCATGTACCAGGTCAAGACATACAAGAATCTCAATAACAAGTGCATGGAGCTGAGGAAAGTTTGTAATCATCCTCTGCTGTCATATCCATTCTTAAATCATGGGAAAGATTTTATGATCAGATCTTGTGGGAAGTTGTGGAATCTTGATAGAATTTTAATTAAGCTTCACAAGTCAGGCCATCGTGTACTTCTTTTTAGCACCATGACAAAGCTTCTTGACATCATGGAGGACTATTTGCAGTGGAGACGACTTGTTTATAGGCGAATTGATGGAACAACAAGCCTGGAAGATCGAGAGTCAGCAATTGTTGACTTCAACAGGCCTGGTTCTGATTGTTTTATATTCTTGCTTAGTATTCGTGCTGCTGGGAGGGGTCTGAATCTTCAGAGTGCAGACACTGTCGTAATATATGACCCTGATCCAAATCCACAAAATGAGGAGCAAGCAGTTGCTAGGGCCCATCGTATAGGGCAGACAAGGGAGGTAAAGGTTATTTACATGGAGGCTGTTGTTGATAACATATCAAGTTATCAGAAAGAGGATGAATTGAGAAATGGAGGGAGTGGAGATTTGGAGGATGATCTTGCTGGAAAAGATAGATACATGGGATCAATTGAAAGTCTCATCCGCAACAATATCCAACAATACAAAATTGATATGGCAGATGAGGTCATTAATGCTGGTCGTTTTGATCAAAGAACAACCCATGAGGAAAGACGAATGACTCTGGAGACACTCCTGCATGATGAAGAGAGATATCAAGACTCTGTTCATGATGTTCCTTCATTGCAGGAAGTGAACCGTATGATTGCTAGGACTGAAAGTGAAGTCGAGCTTTTTGATCAGATGGATGAAGACTTTGATTGGACAGGTGATATGACGAAGCATCATCAGGTTCCAAAGTGGCTTCGTGTTAACTCCAATGAAGTAGATGCTGTGGTGGCTAGTCTGTCCAAAAAGCCGTCAAGAAATATGTCATCTGGGGGCATTGCTTTAGACACTAACGAAACACTTGAGAAAAGAAGGGGGCGGCCAAGGGGTACGGGCAAGTACTCCATCTACAGGGAGATCGATGATGAAGATCTTGAAGAAtctgatgaagattctgaggagagGAATACTGCATCCCTACCTGAAGAAGGGGAAGTAGGGGAATTCGAAGATGAAGAAGACAATGATGACTCAGTACCTGATAACAAGGATGAATCAGAGGAAGAAGAGCCTATGAATGATGATGTATATGAATTTACTGAAGGATTAAGAGGCAGAAAAGCTAATAGGATGGAAGAAGCTGGTTCAACAGGCTCTTCTTCTGGAAGCAGGAGATTACCACCACCTGTACCTTCCTCATCTTCAAAAAAATTGCGGTCTCTATCTGCATTAGATGCCCGCCCAGGCACTTTGTCAAAGAGAACT CCGGATGACCTAGAGGAAGGTGAGATTGCAATGTCTGGGGACTCACATATGGACCTCCAGCAGTCAGGGAGCTGGAACCATGAACGTGATGACGGTGAGGATGAACAAGTACTACAACCGAAAATAAAACGCAAACGAAGTATTCGTCTTCGTCCAAAACCTAATGCAGAAAAGCAGGAAGATAGATCTGGAGAAGGGGCCTTCCCTCAGCGTGGTACTCATCTTGCATTTCAAGGAGATGGTCATTATGATTCACAGTTTAAGTCTGACCTAGATGCCCGTGCTTTTCCAGCTGCCAGGCAGCAAGACGCGGTTCATCCTATAGTGAAACAGAAGCGCAACATGTCATCTAGGAAGGTTTCACCGGCTTCTAGGTCTGGGAAATTGAGTCACTTGTCTGGGTCTGGTGAGGGGTCTGCTGAACTCTCCAAGGAAAATTGGAGCAGTAAGGCCATTGATTCCACTGCCCCTGAGTTCGGTGGCACAAAGATGTCTGACAGTATGCAAAGAAAG TGCAAAAATGTGATAAGCAAGCTTTGGAGGAGGATTGACAAAGAAGGTCATCAAATGATACCTAACATATCTTCTTGGTGGCGGAGGAATGAGAATTCGTCGTTCAGAGGTCCGGCTGGTAGCACACTTGACCTACAAAAAATCGAGCAGCGAGTCGATGGGTTGGAGTACGGCGCTGTAACCGAGTTCATAGCGGACATGCAGCAGATGTTGAAAAGCGTGGTCCAGCACTTCAGCTATAGGCATGAG GTCCGGATAGAGGCCGAGACCCTCCACAACTTGTTTTTCAACATAATGAAGATCGCCTTCCCAGACTCGGACTTCATGGAAGCTAAGAACGCCATGTCGTTTTCGAATCCTGGAAGCGGTGCCGCCGCTGCCCCATCATCGTCAAAGCACGCCGCACCATCCCTTAAGCGCAGCAGAGCCAGTGCCAGTGCCAGTGCCAGTGAAGCAGAGCAGCAGCATGGCTCGGGACACAGCAGCAGGCACAATCAGCCTAGCGAGGCGGTCCCGCCCAGCCGGTCCCACAGCTCCAGGTCAGAGAGAGACCCCAGACATGGCGGCAGCAGGGATCAGCACCTCCAGGACGGCGCCGCTGGGTTGCTGCACCCTAGCGACATGTTCATCGTGAAGAAGAAGAGGCAAGAGCGCGCGAGGAGCGGCATCGGGTCCCCTTCCAGCTCGGGCCGAGGCGCCGGACCTCTGTCGCCGGCCAACCCTGGGCGTCCGGGCCCTGCCCCCTCGCCCAGAGGTGCCAGGACGCCGTTCCAGAGGGATCCACCGCCACACCCGTCTCAGCAGTCGATGCATTCAGCTGGGTCTGGATGGGGCAGCGGCGGTGCGCATTCGGATCATCAAGCGGGGGCAAGCTCGTCAGCACCCGGCATCGGAGACATCCAGTGGGCGAAGCCTGCCAAGAGGCTGAGGACCGACAGAGCAGGCAGAGGCGGCCGAGCCTAA